In Sardina pilchardus chromosome 10, fSarPil1.1, whole genome shotgun sequence, one genomic interval encodes:
- the cnot1 gene encoding CCR4-NOT transcription complex subunit 1 isoform X4, whose translation MNLDSLSLALSQISYLVDNLTKKNYRASQQEIQHIVNRHGPEADRHLLRCLFSHVDFSGDGKSSGKDFHQTQFLIQECVCLITKPNFISTLCYAIDNPLHYQKSLKPSPHLFTQLSKVLKLTKVQEVIFGLALLNSSSSDLRGFAAQFVKQKLPDLLRSYVDADLGGNQEGGFQDIAIEVLHLLLSHLLFGQKGFSGVGQEQIDVFLKTLCRDFPQERCPVVLAPLLYPEKRDILMDRILPDSGELTKTMMESSLAEFMQEVGYGFCASVDECRNIILQYGVREVTASQVARVLGMMARTHSGLSDGIPLQSISTPGSGIWSDGKDKSDGSQAHTWNVEVLIDVVKEVNPNLNFKEVTYELDHPGFMIRDSKGLQIVVYGIQRGLGMEVFPVDLIYRPWKHAEGQLSFIQHSLMNPDVFCFADYPCHTVAIDILKAPPEDDNREIATWKSLDLVESLLRLSEVGQYDQVKQLFSFPIKHCPDMLVLALLQISTSWHTLRHELISTLMPIFLGNHPNSAIILHYAWHGQGQSPSIRQLIMHSMAEWYMRGEQYDQAKLSRILDVAQDLKSLSMLLNGTPFAFVIDLAALASRREYLKLDKWLTDKIREHGEPFIQACVTFLKRRCPSIMGGLAPDKDQPKSAQLPPETLATMLACLQSCAGNVSQELSETILTMAANCSNVMNKARQPPPGVMSKVRAPSTSSLDAISPVQTLEPLSMGSLSLGTPAAPHTPSMPGFPTTLGGSAFSNPQSPAKVFPPLTTQNPSATFGIGLSTQLPAPLGIGSTLGMPAVNSDPFGTRKGTPSLNPPTFQQTDLSQVWPEANQHFSKEIDDEANSYFQRIYNHPPHPTMSVDEVLEMLQRFKDSSIKREREVFNCMLRNLFEEYRFFPQYPDKELHITACLFGGIIEKGLVTYMALGLALRYVLEALRKPFGSKMYYFGIAALDRFKNRLKDYPQYCQHLASIAHFLQFPHHLQECVQYIEYGQQSRDPPVKMQGSITTPGSLALAQAQAQSQVPKAPQPGQASTLVTTATTTTTAAKTTTITRPTAVFKKDVPPSINTTNIDTLLVATDQTERIVEPPENVQEKIAFIFNNLSQSNMSQKVEELKETVKEEFMPWVSQYLVMKRVSIEPNFHSLYSNFLDTLKNPEFVKMVLNETYRNIKVLLTSDKAAANFSDRSLLKNLGHWLGMITLAKNKPILYQDLELKSLLLEAYVKGQQELLYVVPFVAKVLESSLRSVVFRPLNPWTMAIMNVLAELHQEHDLKLNLKFEIEVLCKNLSLDINDLKPGNLLKDKDTLKNLEEQLSAPKKETKPPEEMLPVVTTESLLFAPAPSAPATTTACTATGPPTPQFSYHDINVYALAGLAPHINININIPLLQAHPQLKQCVRQSIERAVQELVHPVVDRSIKIAMTTCEQIVRKDFALDSEESRMRVAAHHMMRNLTAGMAMITCREPLLMSIATNLKNSFAAALRAPTPQQREMMEEAAGRIAQDNCELACCFIQKTAVEKAGPEMDKRLATEFELRKHARQEGRRYCDPVVLTYQAERMPEQIRLKVGGVDPKQLAVYEEFARNVPGFLPSNDLSQPTGFLAQPMKQQAWATDDVAQIYDKCIADLEQHLHAIPPALAMNPQTQALRSLLEAVVLARNSRDGIAALGLLQKAVEGLLDATSGADPDLLLRYRECHLLVLKALQDGRAYGPQWCNKQITRCLIECRDEYKYNVEAVELLIRNHLVNMQQYDLHLAQSMENGLHYMAVAFAMQLVKLLLVDERSVSHITEADLFHTIETLMRTSAHSRANAPEGLPQLMDVVRSNYEAMIDRAHGGPNFMMHSGISQASEYDDPPGLREKAEYLLREWVNLYHSAAAGRDSTKAFSAFVGQMHQQGILKTDDLITRFFRLCTEMCVEISYRAQAEQQHNPAASAAIIRAKCYHNLDAFVRLIALLVKHSGEATNTVTKINLLNKVLGIVVGVLIQDHDVRQTEFQQLPYHRIFIMLLLELNAPEHVLETINFQTLTAFCNTFHILRPTKAPGFVYAWLELISHRIFIARMLAHTPQQKGWPMYAQLLIDLFKYLAPFLRNVELNKPMQILYKGTLRVLLVLLHDFPEFLCDYHYGFCDVIPPNCIQLRNLILSAFPRNMRLPDPFTPNLKVDMLSEINIAPRILTNFTGVMPSQFKKDLDSYLKTRSPVTFLSELRSNLQVSNEPGNRYNIQLINALVLYVGTQAIAHIHNKGSTPSMSTITHSAHMDIFQNLAVDLDTEGRYLFLNAIANQLRYPNSHTHYFSCTMLYLFAEANTEAIQEQITRVLLERLIVNRPHPWGLLITFIELIKNPAFKFWSHDFVHCAPEIEKLFQSVAQCCMGQKQAQQVMEGTGAS comes from the exons ATGAATCTTGACTCGCTCTCGCTGGCTTTGTCTCAAATCAGCTACCTGGTGGACAATTTAACTAAGAAAAACTACAGAGCCAGCCAGCAGGAAATACAACAT ATTGTGAATCGTCACGGCCCTGAGGCAGACAGGCATCTACTTCGCTGTCTCTTCTCGCACGTCGATTTCAGTGGCGATGGTAAAAGTAGTGGCAAAGACTTCCACCAG ACACAGTTTTTgatccaggagtgtgtgtgtctgatcacaAAGCCAAACTTTATTTCAACACTCTGTTACGCCATTGACAATCCCCTGCACTATCAGAAG AGCTTAAAACCATCACCCCATTTGTTTACTCAGTTGAGTAAAGTCCTCAAGCTTACAAAGGTTCAGGAG GTGATATTTGGCCTCGCTCTCCTTAACTCCAGCAGCTCAGACCTACGAGGCTTTG CTGCCCAGTTTGTGAAGCAGAAGCTTCCAGACCTCCTTCGCTCATACGTGGACGCCGACCTTGGGGGCAACCAAGAAGGTGGATTCCAGGACATAGCAATAGAGGTTCTGCACCTGCTTCTTTCCCATCTTCTGTTCGGGCAGAAGGGCTTTAGTGGGGTTGGACAAGAGCAAATCGACGTATTCCTCAAAACACTGTGCAGAG ATTTTCCGCAGGAGCGTTGTCCTGTGGTGCTCGCACCACTTCTGTACCCTGAGAAACGGGACATTCTCATGGATAGGATCTTGCCAGACTCTGGAGAGTTAACCAAGACCATGATGGAAAGTTCGCTTGCCGAGTTTATGCAGGAAGTTGGTTATGGCTTCTGTGCAAG TGTGGATGAATGCCGAAACATAATCCTGCAGTATGGCGTGAGGGAGGTCACTGCAAGCCAGGTGGCCAGAGTGCTGGGCATGATGGCCCGCACACACTCTGGTCTATCTGATGGGATTCCTCTACAG TCCATTTCCACGCCTGGTAGTGGCATATGGAGCGATGGGAAGGACAAGAGCGACGGCTCTCAGGCCCACACCTGGAATGTTGAAGTTCTAATAGATGTTGTCAAGGAAGTT AATCCTAATTTGAACTTCAAAGAGGTGACTTATGAGCTGGACCACCCTGGGTTTATGATCCGGGACAGCAAGGGATTGCAGATTGTAGTCTACGGGATTCAGAGGGGACTTGGCATGGAGGTCTTCCCTGTAGATCTCATTTATAGACCCTGGAAGCATGCAGAAGGGCAG TTGTCTTTCATCCAGCACTCCTTGATGAATCCTGATGTGTTCTGCTTTGCTGATTATCCCTGTCACACTGTCGCCATTGACATCTTGAAGGCTCCCCCTGAAGACGATAACCGGGAGATAGCTACCTG GAAGAGTCTGGACCTGGTGGAGAGTCTCCTGCGGCTGTCTGAGGTGGGCCAGTACGACCAGGTGAAGCAGCTGTTCAGCTTCCCCATCAAGCACTGCCCAGACATGCTGGTGCTGGCACTGCTGCAGATCAGCACGTCCTGGCACACGCTGCGCCACGAGCTCATCTCCACCCTCATGCCCATCTTCCTGGGGAACCATCCCAACTCTGCCATCATCCTGCACTACGCCTGGCATGGACAG GGCCAGTCCCCATCCATCCGCCAGCTCATCATGCACTCAATGGCAGAGTGGTATATGAGAGGGGAGCAGTACGACCAAGCCAAGCTCTCGCGCATATTAGACGTGGCTCAGGACTTAAAG TCTCTCTCCATGCTGCTAAATGGTACTCCATTTGCCTTTGTAATTGACCTTGCTGCACTTGCCTCTCGCCGTGAATACCTCAAACTTGACAAATGGCTGACCGATAAAATCCGAGAGCACGGG GAGCCCTTCATCCAAGCCTGCGTGACATTTCTAAAGAGACGCTGCCCCTCCATCATGGGCGGTCTAGCACCTGACAAGGACCAGCCCAAAAGTGCTCAGCTTCCTCCTGAAACACTGGCTACCATGTTAGCGTGTCTGCAGTCTTGTGCTGG GAATGTGTCCCAGGAGCTTTCGGAAACCATCCTGACCATGGCGGCTAACTGTAGTAATGTGATGAACAAAGCGCGCCAGCCACCGCCGGGAGTTATGTCAAAGGTCCGCGCTCCGAGCACCAGCAGTCTCGACGCCATCTCTCCAGTCCAG ACTCTGGAACCTCTTTCCATGGGCTCCCTGAGCCTGGGCACGCCGGCCGCCCCCCACACCCCGAGCATGCCAGGCTTCCCCACCACATTGGGGGGCTCTGCTTTCAGCAACCCACAGTCTCCAGCCAAGGTCTTTCCTCCTCTGACCACCCAAAACCCCAGTGCCACTTTTGGAATAGGTCTCTCCACACAACTTCCAG CTCCACTTGGTATTGGCTCTACACTTGGGATGCCAGCGGTCAACAGTGACCCATTTGGCACTAGGAAGGGCACCCCGAGTCTGAACCCACCCACCTTTCAGCAGA CTGACCTATCTCAGGTTTGGCCTGAGGCTAACCAGCACTTTAGTAAGGAAATTGATGATGAGGCCAACAGCTACTTCCAGCGCATCTATAACcatcccccacaccccaccatgTCTGTTGATGAG GTGCTGGAGATGCTGCAGAGGTTTAAGGACTCCAGTATCAAGCGCGAGCGTGAGGTGTTCAACTGTATGCTGAGGAACCTGTTTGAGGAGTATCGCTTCTTCCCCCAGTACCCAGACAAAGAGCTGCACATCACGGCTTGTCTGTTTGGGGGCATCATTGAGAAGGGCCTAGTCACATACATGGCTCTGGGGCTGGCACTGAGATATGTTCTTGAAGCCTTAAGAAAACCCTTTGGATCCAAAATGTATTACTTTGGGATTGCTGCACTAGATAGGTTTAAAAATAG GCTAAAGGATTATCCACAGTATTGTCAGCACTTGGCATCCATAGCTCATTTTCTCCAGTTCCCCCATCATTTACAAGA GTGTGTGCAGTATATCGAGTATGGACAGCAGTCACGGGACCCCCCTGTGAAGATGCAGGGCTCCATCACCACACCAGGCAGTCTAGCGCTGGCCCAGGCTCAGGCCCAGTCCCAGGTCCCCAAAGCCCCCCAGCCTGGACAGGCCAGCACCCTGGTCACCaccgctaccaccaccaccaccgctgccaaaaccaccaccatcaccaggcCTACTGCTGTCTTTAAGAAAGATGTGCCA CCCTCTATAAATACGACCAACATTGACACACTGCTGGTGGCCACTGATCAAACAGAGAGGATTGTAGAGCCACCTGAGAATGTGCAAGAGAAAATTGCCTTCATCTTCAACAACCTCTCTCAGTCCAACATGTCCCAAAAG GTTGAGGAGCTAAAGGAGACCGTAAAGGAGGAGTTCATGCCTTGGGTATCTCAGTACCTAGTCATGAAGAGGGTCAGCATTGAGCCAAATTTCCACAGCTTGTATTCCAACTTCCTGGATACACTGAAGAACCCAGAGTTTGTGAAGATGGTTCTGAATGAGACTTACCGGAACATCAAG GTCCTTCTTACCTCTGACAAGGCAGCTGCTAACTTTTCTGATCGCTCCCTGCTGAAGAACTTGGGACACTGGCTGGGGATGATTACTCTTGCAAAAAACAAGCCCATCTTATATCAG GATTTGGAATTGAAATCCTTGCTGCTTGAGGCCTATGTCAAAGGCCAGCAGGAGTTGCTGTATGTGGTACCATTTGTTGCCAAAGTCCTCGAGTCCAGCCTCCGCAGTGTG GTCTTCAGGCCCCTGAATCCTTGGACAATGGCCATTATGAATGTACTGGCAGAGCTGCATCAGGAACACGACTTAAAG TTGAACCTGAAGTTTGAAATTGAGGTTCTGTGTAAGAACTTGTCACTGGACATCAACGACCTGAAGCCGGGGAACCTGCTGAAGGACAAGGACACACTGAAGAACCTGGAGGAGCAGCTGTCTGCACCAAAGAAGGAGACCAAGCCGCCCGAAGAGATGTTGCCTGTAGTCACTACAG AATCTCTTCTGTTTGCACCTGCTCCCTCAGCTCCAGCCACTACCACAGCCTGCACCGCTACCGGTCCCCCCACGCCTCAGTTTAGCTACCACGACATCAATGTGTATGCCCTAGCAGGGCTGGCCCcgcacatcaacatcaacatcaat ATCCCCCTGTTGCAGGCCCACCCTCAGCTGAAGCAGTGCGTGCGGCAGTCCATCGAGCGCGCCGTGCAGGAGCTGGTGCACCCCGTGGTGGACCGCTCCATCAAGATCGCCATGACCACCTGCGAGCAGATCGTCAGGAAGGACTTTGCGCTGGACTCGGAGGAGTCCCGCATGCGCGTGGCGGCCCATCACATGATGCGCAACCTGACCGCCGGCATGGCCATGATCACCTGCAGAGAGCCGCTCCTCATGAGCATCGCCACCAACCTCAAGAACAGCTTCGCTGCAGCACTTAGG GCTCCCACccctcagcagagagagatgatggaggaggCGGCCGGCCGCATTGCCCAGGACAACTGCGAGCTGGCGTGCTGCTTCATTCAGAAGACCGCCGTGGAGAAGGCCGGTCCTGAGATGGACAAGCGGCTGGCCACA GAGTTTGAGCTGAGGAAGCACGCCCGGCAGGAGGGCCGGCGCTACTGTGACCCCGTGGTGCTCACCTACCAGGCCGAGCGCATGCCAGAGCAGATCAGACTGAAG GTGGGTGGTGTGGACCCAAAGCAGCTGGCTGTTTATGAGGAGTTTGCCCGAAATGTCCCTGGCTTTCTCCCAAGCAATGATCTGTCTCAGCCCACAGGATTCCTGGCCCAGCCAATGAAG CAGCAGGCATGGGCCACTGATGACGTGGCTCAGATCTATGACAAGTGCATTGCCGATCTGGAGCAGCACCTGCATGCCATCCCCCCGGCCCTGGCCATGAACCCACAGACCCAGGCTCTGCGCAGCCTGCTGGAGGCCGTGGTGCTCGCACGCAACTCCCGCGACGGCATCGCCGCCCTGGGCCTGCTGCAGAAG gCTGTGGAGGGCTTGCTGGATGCCACCAGCGGTGCTGATCCAGACCTGCTCCTGCGCTACAGAGAATGCCACCTGCTGGTGCTCAAAGCACTCCAGGACGGACGGGCCTACGGCCCACAGTGGTGCAACAAGCAGATCACCAG GTGCCTGATTGAGTGCCGTGACGAGTACAAATACAATGTGGAGGCAGTGGAGCTGCTGATCAGAAATCACCTGGTGAACATGCAGCAGTATGACCTCCACCTGGCACAG TCCATGGAGAACGGGCTGCATTACATGGCCGTGGCATTTGCCATGCAGCTGGTCAAGCTGCTGCTCGTAGATGAGCGCAGTGTGAGCCACATCACGGAGGCCGACCTCTTCCACACCATCGAGACCCTGATGAGGACCAGCGCCCACTCCAGAGCTAATGCCCCAGAagg GCTGCCCCAGCTGATGGATGTGGTCCGCTCCAACTATGAAGCCATGATTGACCGCGCTCACGGCGGCCCCAACTTCATGATGCACTCTGGGATCTCCCAGGCATCTGAGTACGATGACCCTCCAGGCCTCCGCGAGAAGGCCGAGTACCTGCTGAGGGAGTGGGTCAACCTGTACCACTCTGCAGCCGCCGGCCGGGACAGTACCAAAGCCTTCTCGGCTTTCGTGGGCCAG ATGCACCAGCAGGGCATCCTCAAGACGGACGACTTGATCACGCGCTTCTTCCGTCTCTGCACGGAGATGTGTGTGGAGATCAGCTACCGGGCGCAGGCCGAGCAGCAGCACAACCCTGCGGCCAGCGCCGCCATCATCAGAGCCAAATGCTACCACAACCTGGACGCCTTTGTGCGCCTCATCGCCCTACTGGTCAAGCACTCTGGAGAGGCCACCAACACGGTCACCAAGATCAACCTGCTCAACAAA gtgctGGGCATTGTGGTGGGCGTTCTGATCCAGGACCACGACGTGAGACAGACTGAGTTCCAGCAGCTGCCTTACCACCGCATCTTCatcatgctgctgctggagctcaaCGCCCCGGAGCACGTGCTGGAGACCATCAACTTCCAGACCCTCACTGCCTTCTG CAATACCTTTCACATCTTGAGGCCTACAAAAGCCCCTGGCTTTGTCTACGCATGGCTGGAGCTGATTTCTCACAGAATCTTCATTGCCAGGATGCTAGCACACACCCCACAGCAGAAG GGTTGGCCTATGTATGCTCAGCTGCTCATTGATCTGTTCAAGTACTTAGCCCCCTTCCTGAGGAATGTCGAGCTCAACAAACCTATGCAAATCCTGTACAAG GGCACTCTCCGGGTGCTTCTGGTCCTGCTCCATGATTTCCCAGAATTCCTGTGTGACTACCATTATGGCTTCTGTGACGTCATCCCTCCCAACTGCATCCAGCTGCGAAACCTGATCCTGAGTGCCTTCCCCCGCAACATGAGACTTCCAGACCCCTTCACCCCCAATCTGAAG GTGGATATGTTGAGTGAAATTAACATTGCTCCACGCATCCTCACTAACTTTACTGGAGTGATGCCCTCCCAATTTAAGAAGGATCTCGACTCCTACCTGAAGACGCGCTCTCCTGTCACCTTCCTCTCTGAGCTGCGCAGCAACCTGCAG GTGTCCAATGAGCCCGGCAATCGCTACAATATTCAGCTGATCAATGCGCTGGTGTTGTACGTGGGCACTCAGGCCATCGCTCACATCCACAATAAGGGCAGCACCCCCTCTATGAGCACCATCACACACTCGGCACACATGGACATCTTCCAGAACCTTGCCGTGGACCTGGACACTGAGG GCCGCTATTTGTTCCTGAACGCAATAGCCAACCAGCTCCGCTACCCGAACAGCCACACACATTACTTCAGCTGCACCATGCTTTACTTGTTTGCTGAAGCTAACACAGAGGCCATTCAGGAGCAAATCACCAG AGTCCTGCTGGAGAGGCTGATTGTGAACAGGCCGCACCCATGGGGATTGCTCATCACCTTCATTGAGCTCATCAAGAACCCGGCCTTTAAGTTCTGGAGCCACGACTTTGTCCACTGCGCTCCGGAGATCGAGAA GTTGTTCCAGTCGGTGGCTCAGTGCTGTATGGGGCAGAAGCAGGCCCAGCAGGTGATGGAGGGCACGGGTGCCAGCTAG